The DNA sequence ATCGGCAAGGGGAAGGTGGTGCCGATCGAGGCGACGCTTCCGGCTCCGACGACGACTGAAGTGAAGGCCGCGTAGGGGCGGGACGAGGGTCGGGGCGGCGGCCCCGGCCCTCGCGCGGATGTGTCGGCTCCACTGCATGAGTGCCGCGCCGTCGTGCGCGTTCGGTTGGCATTGAATGTTCGTTAGGCTACTCGCGCGACGAACAAACCGAACGCCAATTAGAAAGCGCTCACCTAGACCCGGGTCCCGGGTCCGTCGGTTGCGATAAGCTCTGCCGCCGGCGCGCGGCGGCCTCGTCGATCAATCGACGATAGCGCTCGACCTCGGCTTCCGCCTGCTCGATCGCGCGTGCAAGTGCGGTGTACTCGTCGCTCGCGAGCTCGCGCGATTCGCGTTTCGCGCGATAGATGGCGTAGCCGAGGCCCTGCGCGGCGGTGTCGGCGTGGCGACGTGCGCGGAGCATCTCCAGGCGCAGCCGGCCTTCATCGAATGCCTGCTGCGCGACGCGTCCTGCGCGGTCGAGTTCAGTTCGTACGCGATCCCAGAGAGCCATTGTGCGCTCGCGGCGAGCAACCTCACGAAGTGAATACGCGCTGCCGGGAAAACGAAAGCCCCCGCATTGCGGGGGCCAGGAATGCTGCTCGATAGGCTAGCGAACTTACTCGCCGGCGGCGACGGCGCGCTCAGGATACACGCTGACCTTGTACCGCTTGCGGTTCTTGTGCTCGAACTTCACGACGCCGTCGACGAGCGCGAAGATCGTGTAGTCCGTACCAAGGCCGACGTTGGTGCCCGGATGATATCGCGTGCCGTCCTGGCGAACGATGATGTTCCCGGCGCGCACGCGCTCGCCGCCAAAGCACTTGATGCCCTGGTATTTCGGATTGCTGTCGCGGCCGTTGCGCGAAGAGCCGACGCCTTTCTTATGTGCCATCTGCCTATCCTCGCTCAGCCGAGGCTGATGTCGTTGATGCGGACTTCGGTGAAGCCCTGACGATGCCCGCGCTTGCGCGCGTAGTTCTTCCGGCGCTTGTGCTTGAAGACGATGATCTTCTCGCCGCGACCGTGCTTGACGATTTCGCCTGTGACCTTGGCACCCTTGAGCAGGGGCACGCCGGTGCGAGCGTTCTCGCCGTCGGAACCGAACAGGACTTCGTTGAACTCGATGTCGCTTCCGGCGTCGCCGACGAGCGACGGAATGCGATAAGTCTTACCCGGCTCGACACGGTACTGCTTGCCGCCGGTTTTGATGATTGCGTAGGGCATGGAAGTAGAGTCTGTAGAGCCCAGAAACCTAAGTGGAAGAGGAGCTTGCTGGTAGAGGGTAGAGGGTAGAGCGTTCACCCTCTGCTCTCTGCTCTCAACCCTCTACCCGACTCACGCCACCGCGTACTGCTGCGTCACGTCCCTACCTGCCGCCTTCACGACCAGCTTGAACTCGTCGGGCCGAAGTAACGGGTCATCTCGCAGTTCGAGGTTGAACCCAGCCAGCTTTTCGAGCTTCTTGAGCAAGTCTTTCTCGTGCTCGAGCACGTACATCGCGACGTCCGGGTGAAGCTTGACTATGAGATGGTCCCGCTTCCCCTCCACTCCCATCCGCCGAACCGAGCGCTCTACGCGCCTTACGACGGTCTCGGCGGTAAAGACGCGTCCTGTTCCGTGGCAGGTCGGACAGGACTCGGTCATGTTCTGCAAGTGGCTCTGGCGGACACGCTGCCGAGTCATCTCGACGAGTCCCAGGTCGCTGACGGCAAAGGCCTTCGTCCGCGCGCGATCGCGGCCAAGGTGGGTTCGCAGCTCTTGGAGTACGCGGTCGCGGTTCGCCTTTGTCTCCATGTCGATGAAGTCGCAGACGATAATACCTCCGATATCTCGCAACCGAAGCTGACGCGCGACTTCGCGCGCGGCCTCGACGTTGGTCTTCAGAATTGTTTTTTCCGGATCGCGCTTGCCGGTGTAGCGTCCCGAATTGACGTCGACCGAAACGAGTGCCTCGGTGGGCTCGATGATGAGGTAACCGCCCGATGGTAAGTCACATCGACGCTTGAACAGGTCACGGATCTCGTGCTCGATGTTGGCCTTATCGAAGACTGGAACGACGTCTTCGTACAGCTTCACGCGATCGATGAGCTCGGGAGCAATGCCCTTCAAGTACTCGACGATCTCGTTGAAGACCTGACGCGAGTCGACGGTGACTTGTTCGACCTTCGTGCTGAAGACGTCACGCATCAAACCGCGCGTCAAACTCGTTTCGCGGTGCACGAGCGAGGGCGCGCGCACGAAGTGCGTTTTTCGCTTGATGCGCTTCCACGTGTTCATGAGCGTGTTCATTTCACGCTCGAACGTGTCCTCGGTGACATCCTCGCCGACCGTGCGGACGATGATTCCGCCGGAATCGTCGGGCAGCAGCTTCTGCATCTGTTCGCGCAGCCGTTGCCGCTCGGCGCGATCGCCAATCTTGCGGCTCACGCCGACGCGGGACGCGAATGGCATGTAGACGAGGAACCGGCCGGCGAGCGAGATCTGCGCCGTGACGCGCGGCCCCTTCGTCGAGATCGGTTCCTTGGAGACCTGGACGGCGATGTCCTGGCCCCGCTTTAGTAAATCCTGAATCGGCGGCGTCTTGCCGCGGCGGCCGCGAGGCTCACCGTTGGTCTCCTCGCGCGCGTCGTCCTCGGACTCCTCATCGTCGTCGTCGCGATCGTCGTCGTCATCGGGGAATACGAGATCCGAGGCGTGCAAAAACGCGCTCTTCTCAGTTCCGATGTCGACGAATGCGGCCTGGATGCCGGGTAAAACGGCTTCCACGCGTCCGAGGTAAATGTCGCCGACCATGCGACGAGCGTCGGGTCGGTCGACTAGTAATTCAACTAGCTCGTCGTCCTCCAGAATCGCGACGCGGGTCTCCTTTGGCGTCGCATTGATCAATAGTTCTCGTTTCATCGTGAACCGCACGGATCCTCGACATCGGCGACTCAGCGATGTCGGGGGCGCGGCATAGAGGTTTGTCGTTGCTGGCGACGAGAGCGCGTCGATGCGCGCTCACAAAGTCGATGGCGAACGGTGTCGGGTCCCAGGTTGTCCGGTTGATCGTCCACGCCGATTCCGGCTGAGGCGCCAGGGCAGCGCGCTTCAGCAGTGATCGGATCGGCGTGCGATCGACTCTCATCACGAGGTCTCGCACCGGATCGAGGACAAGCGCACGAAGCAGCGATTCGAGGATCGCTAGCCACGTGCGCCATGGACTCGCACGACGCGCCGAGTCGCGGGCCGTCATGCGAGTGGTGAGAACTGCGGTAGTCGTCACGATCGAAAGGATAACCGACTCGCGGGGCTTTATGCAACGATGGCAAGGAGTTATCGGTGGTGGTGGTTTGGTTGTTGGTGGTTGGTGGTTCGGATGAGCCGGCGAGCAAAGCTCGCCGGCCCTCCCTTTCTACCAGCTACCAACGACCAGCCACGAACGACCAACGTCAGTCCGCCAACTCCTTCAGCAGCTGTCTCGCGATGACAATCCGTTGAATCTCGGAAGTCCCCTCCCCGATCTCGCAGATCTTCGCATCCCGCATGAAGCGCTCGACCGGATAGTCCTTCGTGTAGCCGTAGCCGCCGTGGATCTGGACGGCCTTGATCGTCGCACGCATCGCGAGCTCGGAGCAGAAGAGCTTGGCCATCGCGGCTTCCTTGCCGTACGGCCTGCCAGTCTGAGCGAGCCAGGCAGCGTGATACATCAGATGCTTTCCAGCCTCGATCTCGGTCGCCATGTCGGAGAGTTGGAACTGGATCCCTTGGAAGTTGGCGATCGCCTGGCCGAATTGACGCCGCATCGATGCGTACCGCAGCGCGTGCTCGAGCGCTCCCTCGG is a window from the Gemmatimonadaceae bacterium genome containing:
- the rplU gene encoding 50S ribosomal protein L21, whose product is MPYAIIKTGGKQYRVEPGKTYRIPSLVGDAGSDIEFNEVLFGSDGENARTGVPLLKGAKVTGEIVKHGRGEKIIVFKHKRRKNYARKRGHRQGFTEVRINDISLG
- the rpmA gene encoding 50S ribosomal protein L27; translated protein: MAHKKGVGSSRNGRDSNPKYQGIKCFGGERVRAGNIIVRQDGTRYHPGTNVGLGTDYTIFALVDGVVKFEHKNRKRYKVSVYPERAVAAGE
- a CDS encoding Rne/Rng family ribonuclease, producing the protein MKRELLINATPKETRVAILEDDELVELLVDRPDARRMVGDIYLGRVEAVLPGIQAAFVDIGTEKSAFLHASDLVFPDDDDDRDDDDEESEDDAREETNGEPRGRRGKTPPIQDLLKRGQDIAVQVSKEPISTKGPRVTAQISLAGRFLVYMPFASRVGVSRKIGDRAERQRLREQMQKLLPDDSGGIIVRTVGEDVTEDTFEREMNTLMNTWKRIKRKTHFVRAPSLVHRETSLTRGLMRDVFSTKVEQVTVDSRQVFNEIVEYLKGIAPELIDRVKLYEDVVPVFDKANIEHEIRDLFKRRCDLPSGGYLIIEPTEALVSVDVNSGRYTGKRDPEKTILKTNVEAAREVARQLRLRDIGGIIVCDFIDMETKANRDRVLQELRTHLGRDRARTKAFAVSDLGLVEMTRQRVRQSHLQNMTESCPTCHGTGRVFTAETVVRRVERSVRRMGVEGKRDHLIVKLHPDVAMYVLEHEKDLLKKLEKLAGFNLELRDDPLLRPDEFKLVVKAAGRDVTQQYAVA